A DNA window from Rhipicephalus sanguineus isolate Rsan-2018 chromosome 8, BIME_Rsan_1.4, whole genome shotgun sequence contains the following coding sequences:
- the LOC119401424 gene encoding venom metalloproteinase antarease-like TtrivMP_A, with amino-acid sequence MANNRLADSNAWRIFVAAIILQFALCWCAKTEKEVIAYPRILEERMTGAPLVLKITDDITLNLERSFVLADELLFVTSGREEHHVERVDTSFIQRNLYHDTHRQSSVMVRSVGGAVQVEGILGSELRIKPLLQAPRSLEGQIAHKVYEVEEKADSRAMRMAYVPTGKRGRRNRQNRNNTLKHEAANPQDKSDTFLVEVHVISDMKHQHSFKKNEELIAYMAIMTNAVNLRFVDMTRPRVSFILVGITRSRDDAFATIHQGKLDAPATLGGLEKYIENGKVPGSNDIVFLVTGLDMFNKPDGKINTGLADVQERSFWEA; translated from the exons ATGGCGAATAATAGGCTGGCTGACTCGAATGCATGGAGAATATTTGTGGCTGCTATAATCCTGCAGTTCGCACTCTGCTGGTGTGCAA AAACCGAGAAAGAAGTCATCGCTTATCCAAGAATACTGGAAGAGAGGATGACTGGGGCACCCTTGGTTCTTAAGATTACAGATGACATAACACTGAATCTTGAAAGAAGTTTCGTACTGGCTGATGAGCTGCTCTTTGTTACGAGCGGTAGGGAAGAACACCATGTGGAAAGA GTAGACACGTCTTTCATTCAGAGGAATCTCTACCACGACACACATCGACAGTCTTCTGTTATGGTACGCAGTGTTGGCGGAGCAGTCCAAGTC GAAGGTATCCTTGGCAGCGAGCTGAGAATCAAGCCCTTACTGCAAGCACCACGATCTCTTGAAGGTCAAATAGCACACAAAGTATACGAAGTCGAGGAGAAGGCAGACTCAAGAGCAATGC GTATGGCCTATGTACCGACAGGAAAAAGGGGACGAAGGAATAGACAGAATA GAAACAATACCCTCAAACATGAAGCTGCGAACCCACAGGACAAGTCAGATACCTTTCTTGTGGAAGTTCACGTGATTTCGGACATGAAACATCAACATAGCTTCAAGAAAAATGAAGAACTAATTGCTTACATGGCAATCATGACAAACGCT GTCAACTTAAGATTTGTCGACATGACAAGACCGAGGGTCAGTTTCATCCTCGTCGGAATAACAAGGAGCAGA GATGATGCTTTCGCGACAATACACCAAGGCAAGTTGGATGCGCCAGCGACGTTGGGCGGGCTCGAAAAATACATCGAGAATGGAAAAGTTCCTGGAAGCAATGACATCGTGTTTCTTGTAACTGG GTTGGACATGTTCAACAAACCGGACGGAAAAATTAACACGGGTTTGGCCG